In Pseudomonas sp. LRP2-20, the genomic window TGCTCGCTGAGCATCAGGCGGCGCGCCTCGTTTAGCCGGTCTCACGATGAATGCGATCCGGTGGGCCTTTCAGTTCGCCCTGGTTGACGTCCGGATCTAAGCAGTAGATCGACGGGCTATGAAAGTCGAAGGTGGCTTGTGAAGTGTGAAATACGAACGGGGCGACAATGGTCGCCCCGTTTTTGATCGCCGCTGTTACTTCAGGTGCTGCTTGATCGCCTTTGCAGCCTGGTCCATCGCACTGCGGGTCCCAGGCACTTCGCCGAGGACGTTGAGCAAGCCGAAGTCATGGATCATGCCGTTATAGCGCACTGCGGTTACTGGCACACCAGCGGCGTTCAACTTGCGGGCATAGGCTTCGCCTTCATCACGCAGCACGTCCATTTCTGCAGTTTGTACCAATGCCGGCGGCAGACCTTTCAACTGATCCAGGCTAGCCCGCAGGGGCGATGCGTGAATGTCGTCGCGCTGCTTCGGATCAGTGGTGTAGCTGTCCCAGAACCACTCCATCATGTTGCGTGTCAGGAAGTGCCCTTCAGCGAATTGGTTGTAGGAACTGTTGTTGAAGTTGGCATCAGTCACAGGCCACAGCAGCGCTTGGAAGCGCAGCTTCGGAGTTCCGGCTTCCTTCGCCTTGATGGCTACTACCGCGGCCATGTTGCCGCCGACGCTGTTGCCTGCCACTGCCAGGCGGCTGCCGTCGACACCAATCTCCTTGCCATGCTCAGCGACCCAGCGGGTGGCGGCGTAAGCCTGGTTGATCGCAGTGGGGAATTTGGCCTCGGGCGATGGCGTGTAATCGACGTAGACCGCTGCCGCACCAGAGCCCACTACCAAGTCGTGTATCAGTCGCTCGTGGGTCGGATAGTCGCCCAACACCCAGCCACCACCATGGAAGAACATGAATACCGGCAGGTCGCCCTTAGCGCCCTCCGGGCGCACTACCCGGATCTCCAGCTGCTGGCCATCGGTTTGGATGGTACGGCGCTCGACCTGAATACCGGACAAGTCGACCTTCACGCCTGCCTGAGCGCCGGTCAGCACCGACCGGGCGTCTTTCGGCGACAGGGTTTCAAGCGGCTTGCCGCCGCCTGCAGCCAGAGCTTCAAGGAAGCCTTGGGTGGTGTGTTCCACGCCCGGGCTACCAGCGGCGAAGGCACTGTTGACAGCCAGAGCCAGCAGGCCGGCGGTGAGGGTACGGGACAGTTTCATGGTTTGAGCTCCTAGGGCGTGGGCAGGCGTTTAGTTCTGGTTGGCTGCAGTGTTCGGACGGATGTAACTCACCTTCTGCTCCTTGCCGTGGCTGTCACGGTAGGTCAGAGTCGCAATGCTGTTTTGGCCGCCGCTGCTGGGTGCGGCATCCACAGAGACAACCTTGTCGATATCCAAGTCCATTCCGTACTGGTACGGAGTGGCGGTCTGCGCGAAAACACCAGCATTGACGCCGAGTGTAAGAGTGAGGATGGCGAATGTTTTATGAATGGTCATGATCGTTCTCCAGTGTCTCGTAAGGGGTGAGCGGCTGCTTGGTACTTGGGATTAATATTGCGCGATAATATTTTGCGCGCAAAATACTTTTCCGCTATGGTCGTGATTAATTCAGTGCATCGGCCTCGGAGGACCGCCGGCCCCGACAGCCATCGATAGGCGCAGCGCTTTGTGCTTGGCGGCGTCATCAGAGGGGTTTCGTCGTCCGCTTAGTCCCGCTCGCAACCCCGACGCGGCCGTCGCATTTGCATCTGAGCCGTACCAAAGGCTCTCCTCAACACCCAGTGCCATCAGCCATTAGTTGCGATGTGGCCCCGCAACCGCTCTCTAACTAGGCCCTCCCATAAGGGATGGCCCGGGACGAGTGCCCGCCGCGCACGTCTGGATCATCAAACCCTATCTCCCCGGAGAACTGTCTAGTCGGCCTTGAAGCTGCTCTAGCCATCTAGGACGGTCTTGGGTGACGGCCCGAAGCTGTCTATCACTGGGGTTCGCTCCGTTAATCGAAGAAATTACTTGATGGTGCTTGACCGGGGAGAACGATCGTTCTACATTGAGCTCATGAGCAGACCAACGATAGATCACAGAGCCCAGATCCTGGCCACCGCCGAGAAACTCATCTACGAAAACGGGATTCATGCCACGGGCATGGATCTACTGGTGAAGACCTCTGGAGTGTCAAGGAAGGGTATCTACAACCACTTCGCTACCAAAGATGATGTCGCGGCTGCGGCCTTGAGCGCCCGCGACGTACGCTGGATGCAATGGTTCAGAACTGAATGCGACAAAGCAGCTACGCCGTATGATCGCGTACTGAGTATGTTTACTGTTTTGAAAAGCTGGTTTGAGGCTGATGATTTCCGCGGCTGTGCGTTCATTAACACGGCAGGTGAGGTAGGGGATCCCGATGACCCCATCCGCCAGATCGCCAAGCTGCACAAGCAGAAACTCTTAGACTATACGCTTGAACTGACTGAGCAATTGAACACCGAGCAACCGTTGCTCTTAGCTAGGCAGTTATTTATTTTGATGGAAGGCGCAATCACCATGGCTCGCGTTATGGGTGATTATCACGGCGCTGATAACGCAAAGGAAGTTGCGCGGATGTTGCTGAAAGAGCTCGCGCCTTAAAGCTTGAGCTTTAGAAGTACTACTCACACTTATCTATCTAACTAGACTGGAGTCACTACCATGTCCGATGCCCAAACTCGCCCGCCACTTCCTCCTTTTACTCGCGAAACGGCGATTGAAAAGGTCCGACTTGCTGAAGATGGCTGGAACAGCCGCGACGCGGAGAAAGTCTCGCTCGCCTACACGGTGGATACCAAATGGCGTAACCGCGCTGAGTTTGCTACCAACCGTGAAGAGGCCAAAGCCTTCCTCACCCGCAAGTGGAAAAAAGAGCTGGATTACCGTCTGGTCAAAGAGCTTTGGGCGTTTACCGATAACCGGATCGCCGTCCGTTACGCGTACGAATGGCATGATGATTCCGGTAACTGGTTCCGCTCCTATGGCAACGAGAACTGGGAATTTGAAGCTGATGGTCTGATGCACCGTCGCTTCGCCTGCGTAAACGACATGCCTATCAAGGAAAGCGAGCGCAAATTCCACTGGCCGCTGGGCCGCCGTCCAGATGATCATCCGGGGCTGACTGAGTTGGGGCTGTAAATCCGGCACAACTGTAAATTCTTTCGAACTCAGAGTGCTCGGCTAGGCAGAATGAAATTTAAATTCGATTGCCGCCACTGCAGGTAGAGTACGAACGCTTCTAGCATAAGCATGGTTCTACCAAGAGTTATGATATTCCACGGAACCAAAGTTCCGAGGATACGTACGCCTGCACCTGTAGCATCTCTATTAATTGCGACCGCCTCCATCAAGGCGTGGCAATAGAATTCAATTTTAATGCTGTCGTTAGCAGCGCGATTT contains:
- a CDS encoding alpha/beta hydrolase: MKLSRTLTAGLLALAVNSAFAAGSPGVEHTTQGFLEALAAGGGKPLETLSPKDARSVLTGAQAGVKVDLSGIQVERRTIQTDGQQLEIRVVRPEGAKGDLPVFMFFHGGGWVLGDYPTHERLIHDLVVGSGAAAVYVDYTPSPEAKFPTAINQAYAATRWVAEHGKEIGVDGSRLAVAGNSVGGNMAAVVAIKAKEAGTPKLRFQALLWPVTDANFNNSSYNQFAEGHFLTRNMMEWFWDSYTTDPKQRDDIHASPLRASLDQLKGLPPALVQTAEMDVLRDEGEAYARKLNAAGVPVTAVRYNGMIHDFGLLNVLGEVPGTRSAMDQAAKAIKQHLK
- a CDS encoding DUF2790 domain-containing protein, whose translation is MTIHKTFAILTLTLGVNAGVFAQTATPYQYGMDLDIDKVVSVDAAPSSGGQNSIATLTYRDSHGKEQKVSYIRPNTAANQN
- a CDS encoding TetR/AcrR family transcriptional regulator, with the protein product MSRPTIDHRAQILATAEKLIYENGIHATGMDLLVKTSGVSRKGIYNHFATKDDVAAAALSARDVRWMQWFRTECDKAATPYDRVLSMFTVLKSWFEADDFRGCAFINTAGEVGDPDDPIRQIAKLHKQKLLDYTLELTEQLNTEQPLLLARQLFILMEGAITMARVMGDYHGADNAKEVARMLLKELAP
- a CDS encoding nuclear transport factor 2 family protein, with protein sequence MSDAQTRPPLPPFTRETAIEKVRLAEDGWNSRDAEKVSLAYTVDTKWRNRAEFATNREEAKAFLTRKWKKELDYRLVKELWAFTDNRIAVRYAYEWHDDSGNWFRSYGNENWEFEADGLMHRRFACVNDMPIKESERKFHWPLGRRPDDHPGLTELGL